One Oncorhynchus kisutch isolate 150728-3 linkage group LG11, Okis_V2, whole genome shotgun sequence genomic region harbors:
- the pdcd2 gene encoding programmed cell death protein 2 — protein sequence MAETGVSLGFLEEAENWQLQSHQFPSKVGGKPAWLSQLDIPGLPELECGKCHLPTAFLMQVYAPITGQDRSFHRTLFVFCCKTPDCYSRNDSRCLKVFRNQLPRRNDFYPYNPPSDEDPNWTERDPCVHSSGVKLCKLCGCPGQKVCSKCHAVSYCSKEHQTIDWKHCHKKECCKQVPSSAVPSPFLFPELELVTEPEEHQKEESSQTVGDAQNNVECSSLVDDLAETELENMAMHETEDGKVFQKFKRRIASEPHQVLRYFRDGSPLWVSSEHVPVEKGIPHCSCGSRRIFEFQVMPQLLNDLKVDSTDASIDWGTLAVYTCADSCDQGNKYSSEFIWKQDFTEQK from the exons ATGGCAGAAACAGGGGTTTCTCTTGGCTTTTTGGAAGAGGCCGAAAACTGGCAACTACAGAGTCATCAGTTCCCCAGCAAAGTTGGAGGCAAACCTGCATGGTTGAGTCAGTTGGACATCCCAGGTCTTCCTGAGTTAGAATGTGGGAAATGCCATCTTCCTACCGCATTTCTCATGCAAGTTTACGCTCCAATAACTGGACAGGATAGAAGTTTTCACCGAACTCTTTTTGTATTTTGCTGCAAGACACCAGACTGCTATTCACGAAACGACAGCCGTTGTCTGAAAG TATTTCGTAACCAGTTGCCAAGGAGAAATGACTTTTATCCCTACAATCCTCCATCTGATGAAGACCCCAATTGGACTGAGCGTGACCCCTGCGTCCACAGTTCAGGGGTTAAACTATGCAAGCTCTGTGGCTGTCCTGGTCAAAAAGTTTGCTCTAAATGCCATGCAGTGTCCTACTGCAGCAAAGAACACCAGACCATAGACTGGAAACACTGTCACAAGAAAGAGTGTTGCAAACAAG TGCCGTCAAGTGCAGTGCCTTCCCCATTCCTGTTCCCCGAGTTGGAACTGGTCACAGAGCCTGAGGAACATCAGAAAGAAGAGTCTAGTCAAACTGTGGGGGATGCACAGAATAATGTGGAATGCTCCTCCTTAGTTGATG ATTTGGCTGAGACAGAACTTGAAAACATGGCCATGCATGAAACCGAAGATGGCAAAGTGTTCCAGAAGTTTAAACGGAGGATTGCATCAGAGCCACATCAG GTTTTGCGATATTTCAGAGATGGCTCTCCTCTTTGGGTTTCGTCTGAACATGTTCCTGTGGAGAAGGGCATCCCGCATTGTTCATGTGGTTCCAGGCGTATCTTTGAATTTCAG GTCATGCCCCAGCTACTGAATGATCTGAAAGTGGACAGCACTGATGCCAGTATAGACTGGGGAACCTTGGCTGTCTACACATGTGCTGACAGCTGTGACCAAGGCAACAAGTACTCTTCTGAATTCATCTGGAAACAAGATTTTACAGAACAGAAATAA
- the tbp gene encoding TATA-box-binding protein → MEQNNSLPPFQGLASPQGAMTPGMPIFSPMMPYGSGLTPQPVTNTNSLSLLEEQHRQQQQQQASTQQGGVSGGSGQTPQLYHSQTVTTTTLPGNTPLYTTTPLTPMTPITPATPASESSGIVPQLQNIVSTVNLGCKLDLKTIALRARNAEYNPKRFAAVIMRIREPRTTALIFSSGKMVCTGAKSEEQSRLAARKYARVVQKLGFPAKFLDFKIQNMVGSCDVKFPIRLEGLVLTHQQFSSYEPELFPGLIYRMIKPRIVLLIFVSGKVVLTGAKVRGEIYEAFENIYPILKGFRKTT, encoded by the exons ATGGAGCAGAACAACAGTTTGCCTCCTTTCCAGGGTCTTGCCTCCCCTCAG GGGGCAATGACACCTGGAATGCCCATCTTCAGCCCCATGATGCCCTATGGCAGTGGTCTGACTCCCCAACCTGTGACGAACACCAACAGCCTGTCTCTCCTGGAGGAGCAGCATcggcaacaacagcagcagcaggcttCGACTCAGCAGGGTGGGGTGTCAGGGGGCTCGGGACAGACGCCACAGCTTTATCACTCTCAAAcggtcaccaccaccacactgccaggaAACACCCCTCTCTACACCACTACACCGCTAACCCCCATGACACCAATCACACCTGCCACACCTGCCTCTGAGAGCTCTGGGATTGTCCcacaactaca GAATATCGTATCCACTGTGAACTTGGGCTGTAAACTTGACTTAAAAACAATAGCACTCCGAGCTAGAAATGCTGAGTACAATCCAAAG CGATTTGCTGCTGTTATCATGAGAATACGAGAGCCAAGAACAACTGCACTTATCTTCAGCTCTGGGAAAATGGTGTGCACAGGAGCCAAAAG TGAAGAGCAGTCCCGCCTGGCGGCCAGGAAATATGCCAGAGTCGTGCAGAAGTTGGGCTTCCCAGCCAAATTCCTTGATTTCAAGATACAGAACATGGTGGGCAGCTGTGATGTCAAATTCCCCATTCGGTTAGAGGGACTTGTACTAACTCACCAGCAGTTCAGCAG TTATGAACCGGAGTTGTTCCCTGGGCTAATCTATAGAATGATCAAACCCAGAATTGTCCTGTTGATATTCGTTTCAGGCAAAGTTGTATTAACAG GTGCGAAGGTGAGAGGAGAAATTTATGAAGCATTTGAAAACATCTACCCGATCTTGAAAGGATTCAGGAAGACGACGTAA